In Mycobacterium sp. JS623, one genomic interval encodes:
- a CDS encoding SDR family oxidoreductase — translation MPSVLVTGAGRGIGLAITEYMSEQGWDVCATARSDAALHSLDRLPKVHAIPLDITDRSAIAALPGHLPAALDGVVNNAGIILNGPVEGLSLDDLTQQLEVNVISQVAVTQAVLPRIRAARGRVVFISSVSGLITTPGTGAYNASKYAIEALGDALRMELRPWKIRVSLIEPGPIRTDMWGDAVDDYDRMTKRLADEHRELYASHLAGSRKLLGRMQKLAADPKRVTKAVDHALTSRRPKRRYLLDIASRAQKAVFASTPTAVTDTILAAATTSKSPAIA, via the coding sequence ATGCCTTCAGTGCTGGTTACCGGCGCCGGCAGAGGCATCGGTCTTGCGATCACCGAGTACATGAGCGAACAGGGTTGGGACGTCTGTGCCACCGCTCGATCCGATGCCGCCCTGCACAGTCTCGACCGCTTGCCCAAGGTGCATGCGATCCCGCTTGACATCACCGACAGGTCCGCCATTGCAGCGCTTCCCGGTCACCTTCCCGCTGCGCTGGACGGTGTCGTCAACAACGCAGGCATCATCCTCAACGGACCGGTCGAGGGGTTATCCCTCGATGATCTGACACAACAACTCGAGGTCAACGTCATCTCACAGGTCGCCGTGACGCAGGCGGTGCTGCCGAGGATCCGTGCTGCCCGCGGCCGGGTGGTATTCATCTCCTCGGTCAGCGGGCTGATCACCACGCCCGGTACCGGCGCCTACAACGCCTCGAAATACGCGATCGAGGCCCTGGGCGATGCACTGCGTATGGAGCTGCGTCCGTGGAAGATTCGCGTCTCGCTCATCGAACCCGGCCCGATCCGCACCGACATGTGGGGCGACGCTGTCGACGACTACGACCGGATGACCAAGCGATTGGCAGACGAGCACCGCGAACTCTATGCCTCGCATCTTGCCGGCAGCCGGAAACTGCTGGGGCGCATGCAGAAGCTCGCTGCCGATCCCAAACGGGTCACCAAGGCGGTCGACCACGCGCTGACATCGCGTCGGCCCAAGCGCCGCTACCTGTTGGACATCGCCAGCCGCGCCCAAAAGGCCGTCTTCGCAAGCACTCCCACCGCAGTCACCGACACGATCCTTGCAGCGGCAACGACGTCGAAATCGCCCGCCATAGCCTGA
- a CDS encoding DUF4345 domain-containing protein: protein MAESDSSRRGLQRTLAMLAVIPMASAIGEIVRGPQGVPGGSPDVAPTVDSSLRYANVFKFAVAAAMWPQLGRVEQSPVVTFALSTIFVGGLARLRSWRQRGRPHPITVAAIALETFGVAGLLAWQKSLASSSTPPQT, encoded by the coding sequence ATGGCGGAAAGTGACAGCAGTCGGCGAGGATTGCAGCGAACATTAGCCATGCTCGCTGTCATACCGATGGCGAGCGCGATCGGCGAGATCGTCCGTGGCCCGCAAGGGGTTCCGGGCGGTTCTCCGGACGTGGCGCCGACCGTGGACAGCTCTCTGCGATACGCCAACGTGTTCAAGTTTGCAGTCGCGGCGGCCATGTGGCCTCAGCTCGGCCGTGTCGAGCAGTCGCCGGTCGTGACGTTCGCGCTCTCGACCATTTTCGTCGGCGGTCTCGCCCGCCTGCGGTCATGGCGACAGCGCGGGCGGCCGCACCCCATCACAGTCGCGGCAATAGCACTGGAGACGTTTGGCGTGGCAGGTCTCCTGGCATGGCAGAAGAGCCTCGCCTCGAGTTCCACTCCCCCACAGACGTAG
- a CDS encoding TetR/AcrR family transcriptional regulator, whose protein sequence is MTTQRGGRGARQRILDTATDLFYREGINATGVERLASEASVSKRTLYQHFPSKTAVVEEYLRCIQQGVGDPIQPGPEAANQTPRERILALFATPSPDGTMRGCPFHNAAVEAADAMPKIQDIVQEHKRKYIKGLIKLARQAGASNPTLLGNQLGLIYEGAAALSTSLDDPTPWTHARKVVQTLLDQAVS, encoded by the coding sequence ATGACCACGCAACGCGGCGGCCGCGGCGCACGACAGCGCATCCTCGATACCGCCACCGATCTGTTCTACCGCGAGGGCATCAACGCCACCGGAGTCGAGCGGCTTGCCAGCGAGGCGTCGGTGTCCAAGCGGACTCTGTACCAACACTTTCCGAGTAAGACGGCAGTGGTCGAGGAGTATTTGCGCTGCATCCAGCAAGGTGTCGGTGACCCGATCCAACCGGGACCGGAGGCCGCGAACCAAACCCCTCGCGAGCGCATACTCGCCCTGTTCGCAACCCCCTCACCGGACGGGACCATGCGCGGCTGCCCGTTCCACAACGCCGCCGTCGAGGCCGCCGACGCGATGCCCAAAATTCAGGACATCGTCCAAGAACACAAGCGCAAATACATCAAGGGGCTGATCAAGCTGGCCCGACAGGCGGGCGCCAGCAACCCCACACTGCTGGGCAATCAACTCGGGCTGATTTACGAAGGCGCTGCTGCACTTTCGACGTCTCTCGACGACCCCACCCCTTGGACGCACGCGCGGAAGGTTGTGCAGACCCTGCTCGACCAAGCGGTGAGTTAA
- a CDS encoding TetR/AcrR family transcriptional regulator, producing MRVRDRLTAATATLMQRHGVAGTGIAEILATSGVTRRSIYLNFPGGKAELVAAATRVAGDEMTATLRGYMDDPDPIGAFADMWSDVLVRSDFEGGCPIVAAASSRDESPEGACTAADVFVEWGQLLADRLRKDGINRAAAQSLSTTIVAAVEGAVILSRAERSTKPLEQVTKHLNELISQHRPAQSRGRRG from the coding sequence ATGCGGGTACGCGATCGACTCACGGCAGCCACGGCCACGCTGATGCAACGACACGGTGTGGCGGGCACCGGCATCGCCGAAATCCTGGCGACCAGCGGCGTGACACGTCGCTCGATCTATCTCAACTTCCCCGGCGGCAAGGCCGAACTCGTTGCCGCGGCCACGCGTGTGGCCGGAGACGAGATGACAGCGACGTTGCGCGGCTACATGGACGACCCGGATCCGATCGGGGCCTTCGCCGACATGTGGAGCGACGTGTTGGTGCGCAGCGATTTCGAAGGGGGCTGCCCGATCGTGGCCGCGGCGAGCAGTCGCGACGAATCACCCGAAGGCGCCTGCACCGCCGCTGACGTATTCGTCGAGTGGGGTCAGTTGTTGGCCGACCGGTTGCGGAAGGACGGCATCAATCGCGCTGCCGCCCAATCGTTGTCGACGACGATCGTCGCCGCGGTCGAGGGGGCCGTGATCCTCTCGCGCGCTGAGCGCTCGACGAAGCCTCTCGAGCAGGTGACGAAACACCTCAACGAGCTGATCTCCCAGCACCGTCCGGCTCAATCACGCGGCAGACGTGGTTAA